The Deinococcus puniceus genome segment TGACCGAACTGCGCCGCCGCTTGGAGGGCCGCGCCACCGAAACGCCCGAACGCATAGAAAAACGCCTGCTGCGTGCCCGCGAGGAAATTACTCAGGCGCACGCCTTCCGCTACGCCATCGTCAACGATGACCTGAACCGCGCTCTGCACGAGCTTCAGGCCGTACAACGCTACGAACGGGCGCGGCAGATTCCCGAAGAGGAATGGACGCCCGAAGACCGCGCCGCGCAGGCGTTGGCCCTCTCGGTACGCAGCGACGGCCTGAGCGCCGCCGATTTAGAGCGGGTTGTCAATAGCTGACGTTCGTGGGCAGCTAAAGGAGGCTTTATGCCGCTAGAACTCGTACAGGGCGATATTGCTGCACAAACCACCTGCGCTGTCGTCACTGCCGCCAACAAAGAACTGATGGGCGGGGGCGGCGTAGACGGCGTAATTCACCGCGCCGCCGGGCCAGAACTCTTACGGGCAATTCGGCCACTCGGCGGCACACCCACCGGAACGGCTGTGATTACCCCGGCGTTCGGCTTGACCAAGCAGGGCGTTCAGTACATCATTCACGCGGTTGGCCCCATTTGGCGCGGCGGGCAAGGGGACGAGGCTGACCTGTTGGCCGGAGCTTACCGCCACAGCCTGCGCCTCGCCCTAGAGAATGGCTGCGGCAGCGTGGCGTTCCCGTCCATCAGTACGGGCGTGTACGGCTATCCGGTGGAGAAAGCTGCGCCTGTGGCCCTCGCTGTCGTAGCCGAGACCTTGGTCGAGCATCCAGACCTGACGGTGCGCGTGGTGCTGTATGACGTGGGGAATCTGCACGTGTTTCAGCGGGCGTGGGCACGGTTGGAGGGTGGGGAGACTCGGCCTGTGTAGACCAACATGGAACGCAAACCGGACAGGAGATGGCCCAGTTTGCGTTCGTGACAAGCTCAATCCCTACTCGCCGCCTGCGCTGCGTTGCGTGTCCCGGCCTTCCGGCGTGGGCAATCCGGGCGGCCTGCCTTGCGGGAATCCGGGGCCAGTCAGGTCTACAGTTTCGCGGTCAGGCACGATGTCTCCCTTCATGCCCTCTTGCTCCAGCACGGGCACAAAAGCCTCCATCACCTCGACTTCGCCGTGTACCAGCCAGACATGCGGCTTGCCTGCCGTACTCAGGAAGGCCAGCAGATCATCCTGATCGGCGTGGGCGCTGAATCCGCCGATGGTATGCACTTTGGCCCGCACCGCCACGTCTTCGCCCATAATCCTGACCGAGTCTGTGCCCGCGACAATGCGCCCGCCGAGGCTGCTGGGTGACTGATAACTGACGATGACGAGGCTGGTGCTGGGTTTCCAGAGGTGGTGCTTGAGGTGATGCTGGATGCGCCCGCCCGTCATCATGCCGTTGCCTGCCAAAATAATGGCGGGGCCATCGTAGCGGTTGATGCGCTGCGATTCGGCGGCGGTAGGCACCACATGCAGCGTACTGGGCCGGAAGGGGTCTTCGCCGTTTTGCAGGGCCTGCCGCACCGGGGGAATCAGTTCGTCGCCAAATTCGAAGTATTCGTGGGTGGCCCGCGCCGCCATCGGGGAATCCAGAAACACCGGAATGCGCGGCACTTCTCCGCTGTCCATCAGCTCTTTGAGGGTATACAGAATGGTCTGCGCCCGCTCTATGGCAAAGCTGGGAATCAGGATTTTGCCGCCCAAGCGCACGCTTTCGCGCAGGGCATCCCTAAATTCGGTGAGGGTATCGGCCCAGACCCGGTGAGTTCGGTTGGCATACGTGGTTTCTATCACCACCGCGTCGGCTTCGGGGGGCGGCGTAAAGTCCAGTTGTAGCCCGCTTTCCCGGTTGCCGAGGTCGCCGCTCATGATCAGGCGGCCCTGCGCCGATTCGATGAGCAAATACGCGCTGCCCAGAATGTGCCCGGCCCGCTGCGGCGTGATGCTGATATCGGCTACGCGCAAGGTTTCGCCAAATTCCAACTGTGGGCGCAGCAACGCTACCGTGCGGTGAACGTCTTCTTCCTCGTACAGCGGCGGCGGCACTTCGTCCTCGCGGCCCTGTCTGCGGGCGCGGCGCACGTCCTGGCGGTAGCCTTCGACCTGCAAGCGGGCCGAATCCAACAGCACCGTTTCGGCGAGGGCGGCGGTGGGAGCCGTGCAGTACACCGGCCCCCGAAACCCCTGCTTGATCAGTATGGGCAGGCGGCCCACATGATCCAGGTGCGCGTGGGTCAAAATTACGGCGTCCAGATCACGCGGATCGAAGGGGAAGGGTTCGCGGTTGCGGGCCTCTAATTCCTCGCCACCCTGAAACAACCCACAGTCGATCAGGAGTTGCCGCGTGCCGCCTGCCGCCGCGTCCAGCGTCAGCAAGTGCATGCTGCCCGTAACGGTGCAGGCCGCGCCCAGACTTTGCATTTTCATGGGGCAAGTCTAGCGGCCCAACCTGACCGTGCGTTCCGTCACAGTTCCAACATGCCTTTATGCGCCCTTCAGGTTTGGAAAGCTGAACGGGTGTACGGTCAGGGCATGACCCACCTCGAACCCAGCACCCCCCGCAGTGGCTTTGCCCGAATCGCTGTCGGCATAGACTTTTCGCCGTCTTCCCAGCACGCGCTGGATGTGGCCCGCACCCGCTTTCCCGGCGCAGATATTCGCCTGCTGCACGTCACCGACGCCCGCGTGACCGCCACCCCTGACCTGATGGGCGGCATGACGCCTTCTCTGCCCGATTCCGGCCTGCTGCAAGCCATGGAACACGCCGACGCGGGTCGCCTGAACGAGCTGTTGATGGACAACGAAGACGCCGAATTGCTGATTGGTGATCCGGTGACGGGCCTGCTGGACGCCTCGCAACGCTGGGCCGCCGATTTACTGGTCGTAGGCACACACGCCAAAGGCCCGTTGGAACACTTCTTCTTGGGGAGTACGGCAGAAAAGCTGGTGGCGCGGAGTCCTATTCCGGTGTTGACGGTTCGGCTGGGGCGATAGGGACTGGGTATTAGGGTCTTGTCCCACGCCTTCCCCCACCCCCCAGCCCCCGCCCCCAAAGGGGTCAGGGGAGCTAACGTTGCACTAGGCAGGATTGATCTTGTCGCGTTTCAAGTCGGCTGAATCCCTCTCTAGAAGCGGAATTTCCAGTTCATTCCGGGATGGAATTGGCCCGCGCGTTGCACGCACGACGGCCTCACACGGATAGGGGCGGGGGCGATGTAGGTGGCGGTGTCGGGGTGTTTGCTCCCTCCACCTTGAGGGGGACTCGCAGAGCTGCGGAGCAGTGGGCTGGGGAGGGGGGGTGAGTGAGCGTCAGCGATTGCTCTTACCCTTCCTCCTGAGGCCAACCTACGGCAACTTCTATGGCGGATTCACTGGCAAAGTCGGCCTGACTGGAGCTTCTGTGGGTGTTGCTGCTGGCGTTCCTGTTCCCGCCTCCCCGTCCTGAAACTCGCCCGTGATGGTTCCGCCAGCGGCTTTGCGGGCCACGACTTCATTTCGGTCTAAGTCGTACAAGATGACTCCCGCACGCAAAATATCGCCGTTTTGCACGCTTTCGGCGGGTTGCTCCGGCGTTCCGATCAGGCGGGCCACATTTGCCGCGTCGTCGTATTCCACGCGGCCTGCTTTGCTCACGCGCCCGTCTTTGCTGGTCAATACCACGTTGCCTACCAGTATGGTCTTTTCGTCGTCCACATCAACTTCTATCCGCTGGCTGCTGCCCGTCAGAGGGCCGTCATCGTTGGCGCGGGAAAAGGCAATCGGGCCGTCGATCCGGGCGATGCCGTCCGATTCGTCGTACACCAGCTTTTGCCCGGTCAGCTGGGTTTTGCCCTGCGTCACCCGCACCGTGCCCTGCGTGGGGGCGGACGTGGCTTCCACGGCGCAGCGGCTCAGGCGGTCTGTTTTGCCTTCGGGCGGATTTTCAAGGAATCGGGCGGTTCCGGCACTGGCTTCAATTCTTCCGTCACTGCCTTCCTGCCCTTCCGGTACGTCTTTCTGGGTCACCAACGCCAGCGGCACGCGGATCACGTTCTGGTCGATGGTGATCTGAATCCCGCCCGTCCCTGTCTCGCTAAATACGAGCAACGTCGGCGCGTCTTCCGGCTCATCGTCTTGCCGCGAGCAGATGGTAAAAATGCCCGTTTCATCGGTGGTTCCGGTTCGCACGATGCGAATGCGGCGTTCCTTGCCGTCATCGCCCTTGCGTACTAGTTCCAAGGTGGCGTTTTCGGATTGGGCGGCGGATTCGGTGTCAGGCGCGGGCTGGGTCTCGGTAGGTTGAGGCTCGGCGGGCTGGGTGGGTTGAGCCGGGGTAGGTTGAACTGGGGTAGGCGGTGGGGGCGTTGGAGCCGTCGTTTGGGCATTGACGCCCCACGTCAGGGCGGCCCCCAGCATCAGGGTCAGGCCGAGGCCCACTGCCGGAAGCCGTTTCATGGGCATCAGCTTACCGCCGATGTTCTACGGATTCCGGCCCAATTGGTCAATTCGCCCAAGACGTTCATTCCGAGTCAGCCGGACATTACTGCTCGCCGCGCAGCTTGAATTGCTCGGCGGGAATCTTGTAAGTGCTGTTCAGACCACGCACGCGGGCCAAGTCGGTACGCTGCTCTAGGTAGCCGCTGGCCGGGGCCTTCACGGTCACTTTGCTCTTGCTGTCTACGCTCACGGCGTTGCCCACCACGTAAGCCACATTCTTTTTGTCGTCGTAAAACACAGCGTCGCCGGTGGTGGTCAGCGTGCCCTGCACCAGTTTCACGCCGCCGCGCACGTACAGAGTTTTGGCTTTGGTCAGCACGCGCACTTCCTGTCCGGTCATGACCAAAGCCTTCTGGGTGCCTTTGGCGGCGCGGGTCAGGCTGGGGGTGCCGGTCAGTTGGGCCAGTTCGCGGTCTTCGTCAAAGACCAGTTTGTCGGCCTTGCCCGTTTGCGTGCCGTTGCTGAGGCCTACGTTGCCCGTACTCGTCGAAACGTTGTTGTCTACGTCAAGGCTCATCTGGCCCGCCGTAATGCTCACCGTGTCGCCGTCTTCTTTGTTGGCAGGCTGAAAGGTGGCGCTGGCATTGCCGCTCAGCACGCCCTGCCCGGTGGATTCGCTGTAGGCCAGTGCCGTGCCCTTGGCGCTCAGGCGGCCCCGCGTGACCTGCACCGTACCCGTAAAATTGGCGGTGCGCTTGCCCTTGGCCTCGATCAGCGCGGTTCCGGCGGGCGCGGCCAACACCGCCTGACTGGCCTGAATTTGCAGGGTACTCACAGTGGCTTTTACAGGGTTGCCACTGAAGGTCAGCGGCCCATTGCGCAGATCGCCGCGCGGCCCGCCCTGAATGGTAATGATGCGCTTGTTCGTATCGGCCTGAGCCGCCGCCAGCGTGACGCCCAGCAGGCCCATCAAGAGCAGGTTACGGTTCAGTTTGGCGGTCTTGGTAGTGAAGTTGGTCATGGTGTAGCTCCTTAGGTAAGTTTGGGTTTAGAGAAGCAAAGCTGGAATTACAGGGGAATCCGTTTTCCATCCCGGCAAGTTTCGGTGGCGTCCAGATTGGCTGAATAGCTGGAGTTGTCGTTGTCAGAGTCTTCGATAACAAACTGAAAGCTCATGCGGATTTTTGCTACACGCCCCGTAACATTGGGGGAATCAATGGTTGCCAGAGGAGCCGTGAAACCGTAGCCCTGCTCAATCTTGATCGGCTGCGCGGCATTTCCAGTCAAATCCAAGTCGGCGCACTGGGCCACCAGCGTGATTCGGGCCTTCTGGGTGGTCATGTTGTCCTGACTGTCTATGGTCAGGTCTGGGGCAGTCAAGGTGGCGTCCAGCGTCTCGCGCCCGGTGTAGATGCCTGCCGCATTTTTCTCGCGTAGCAGCCGTTGCCCGTCCGACAGCCCGCTCAGACGTGTTTCGCCCGCTACCGGATCACTGCTCACGTTGGCGGCACGGAACCGCCACACCGCGCCCTCATCCCGCGCCGGATACAGCGACAAGGCCACGCCCGACAACTTGGCCCCTGTTCCGGCCCCAGCTTGGCTCCCGCTGGGCAAGAACGCGAAGATCAGCGCGAACAAGACCAGCGCCGTCAGCGTCCACAACCCGGCTCTCAGCACGCAGGCACTCTACCGTCAGACCCTCATGAGAGTGGTGGGGCCAGCCTGACTGAGGGTGAGACTTGGGGGGTGGAGGCGATGTGGTAGGCAAACTTGGAAGGTGAACCCCCCACAACCCACTACCCTGTCTGGGTGATCGACACCCACTGCCACCTCGACTACCTCGACGATCCCGCCTCGGCACGCGGCGAACTGGGCCTGACCGGACTGGTCTGCATCGGTGCGAGTGTGCAGCACGCCCGCAACGCGGTTAAACTGGCCGAAACCCTGCCCGGCGTGTGGGCCACCGTAGGCATTCATCCCGGCGACAGTGCCGAAGACAGCCCCGAAGCGCGGGCCGAACTGGAAGCGTTGGCCCTGCATCCCCGCGTGGTGGGTATAGGCGAAAGCGGGCTAGACGACTACTGGGACGACACGCAGCGGCCTGCGCAAATGGCGGCGTTCGACTGGCAACTGGACTTGGCGCGGCGCGTGGGCAAGCCGCTGGTGATTCATACCCGCGACAAGGCCGGGGCCGACTCTGCCCATCTGGGCGTGATGGACATGCTGAGAGGCTGGCCCGACGTGTCCGTGATCTTGCACTGCTTTAGCGGGCATGCGGGGCTGCTGCACTTTGGGCTGGAACGCGGCCCACACACCTACTTTGGCTTTGCGGGCAATACTACCTACAAAACGGCCCGCGAGATTCAGGCCGCCGCCCAAAATATTCCGCTGGGCCGCATGCTGCTGGAAACCGACGCGCCGTTTCTGGCCCCCGTGCCCAAGCGTGGCAAGCCCAACCGCCCCGGCTACGTGCGCCACACGCTGGAATTCATCGCGGCTCTGCGTGACCTAGACCCAGATGAACTGGAGCGAATCACCGACGCCAACGCCGAACGGGTGTATGGGATGTATGCCACCCCCTCCGCCGGATAGACTCGGTACATTCTTCACAGCGGTTTCAATTCAGCAGCGATCAGGACGGCGGGTGCTGACGCCCCGGCTCAGAGTTTTTTCCACTTCCCACTTTCTAGAGGAGTCCCCCCATGTTCGACGAATTTCAAGTCAATGACCTGCTGGCCCCCGATGAACGCCTGATTCGCCAGAGTGTGCGGGCCTACTGCGACGCCGAACTGATGCCCGAAATTGCCGAGTGGTGGGACAGCGGCGACCTGCCTGTGAAGGAGCTGATGCAGCAGTTTGGCGGCATGGGCCTGCTGGGGCCGACCACGCCCGAACAGTACGGCGGCGCGGGCGTCAGCTACAGCGCTTACGGCGCGATGATGTACGAGCTGGAGCGGGTAGACAGCGGCCTGCGGAGTGCGGCCAGCGTGCAGGGCAGCCTTGTGATGTTCCCCATTTTTACCTATGGCGACGATGAACAGCGCGAACGCTATCTGCCGGGGCTGGCGTCCGGTGAACTGATCGGCTGCTTTGGCCTCACGGAACCCGACGGCGGCAGCGACCCCGGCGCGATGCGAACCCGTGCGCGGCTGGACGGCAACGAGTACGTGCTGAACGGCTCCAAAATGTGGATCACCAATTCGCCCGCCGCAGATTTGGCGGTGGTGTGGGCCAAAGACGATGAGGGCGTCATTCGCGGGTTTATCGTGCCCACCGATGCGCCGGGGTTTCATGCCCCCAAAATTACCCGCAAGATGAGCCTGCGGGCCAGCGTGACCGGGGAAATCGTGCTGGAAGATTGCCGAATTCCGGCGGCAAACCTGCTTCCCGGCAGCGGCGGCCTGAAATCCCCGTTGTCTTGCCTCACTTCGGCCCGGTTCGGCATTGCTTGGGGCGCACTGGGCGCACTGGAAGCCGTGCTGCAAACCGCGCTGGACTACACGGGCAGCCGCACCACCTTCGGCAAACCCATTGCCGGACGCCAACTGGTGCAGGACAAACTGGTACGCATGGCAACCGATCACAGCACGGGCCTGCTGCTGGCATGGCGCTTGGGCCAACTGAAAGACGCGGGCCGCATGAACTTTGCACAGGTCAGCATGGCGAAGCGGAACAACGTGCGCGTGGCCCTGACGGGCGCTCGCCTTGCCCGCGAACTGCTGGGCGGCAACGGAATTACCACCGAATATCCAGTCATTCGCCACATGTTGAACCTAGAAACAGTGGACACCTACGAAGGCACGCACGACATTCACACGCTGATTGTGGGGCGGCATCTGACGGGAGTGGGAGCGCTGGAGTAAAACCCGTGAGTGGTGAGTGGGAAAGGCTAGATGCGGTTGTCTGTTGCGTCCCCGACCAGCTTTTCCCACGATCCACCTTCCACGATCTAGGATCCAACCTACTGACCACTCACCACGTCCCACTCACAGATTTTCACCACCAGCCCCGCCGCTTGAAGTAAAACGCCAGCGCCCCGCCTACCAGCGCGAAGCTGGCCCACGCCATCGCGTAACCGTATTTCCACGGCAATTCCGGCATCTGCTCGAAGTTCATGCCCCACACGCCCGCCAAGAAAGTCAGGGGCAAAAAGATGACGCTCACGGCGGTCAGGGTTCTCATGACCTCGTTCATGCGCTGGCTTTGCAGGCTCAGGTGCAGCGATAGCAGGTTGGTCAAGCTGTCGCGCAAGCTGTCTAGGCGGTTGCTGGCCCGCGAAAAACTGTCTTGGGCGTCGCGGTAGCGCACCAGATCGGCGGGGGTGCCCTCGGCGTGCCTGCCCAGCAGCGCGGTGGCTTCGCGGCCATCGGTGGCGAGGCGGCGGGCCTGTGCCAGCAGGCGTTTCAGGTCAAAAATGGCGGCCACCGGGTTTTGCCTCTGGCTCCTGAAAACCCGTTCTTCTAGGGTTTCACTGCGGCCCTCCAAGGTGTCGGCCAGCGTAAAAAACGTATCGGCGGTGTGATCCAGCAGTTCATAGGTGATTTCCTGCGCCGTGTTCACACTCTCGCGGCCCACGAGAGGCCACACCTGCCGCAGGGCGTGCGTGCCGTGCGTACTGAGGGTCACGACGGCGCTGGGATAAATAAACGCACTCAGGCGCTCGGTGAATTCGTCGGGTTCTTCGGGCTTTACGAAGCTCCGCACCGTGATGAAAGTGTGTTCGGGATACTGTTCGGCGCGAGTCCAGTGGCCCTGTTCCAGCGCGTCTTCGAGGGCCAATTTGTTCATCGGGAAGGCGGCCCTCAGTGCGGCGAGTTCGCCATCGGTCACGTCCTGCACATCCAGCCAGAGATCCTGCGTTTCTCCGGCCCACTCGAACGGGCTGCCGTCCAGCCGCTTGGCTTGAATCATGCACACAGGGTAGTGGAGTGTGGATCGCGCAACGTGGGAAAGACTGTCGGGGAAAGATAAACTCTGGTTGTCGCGCTGTCTTTGCGTACGGGCCACACGCCACGATCCCCAATCCCTTACCCTACCTACCAATGAACACATGGGCTTGGGTGGCACTCGGCGGCGCGGTGGGCGCGGTGGCCCGCTACGGCGTGGCGTTGGCCTTCGCGCCATTGGCTGCCCGCGCAGGCTTTCCGCTGGGCATTCTGGTCATCAATGTGCTGGGATCGTTCCTGCTGGGCCTCACGGTGGCCCTCGTCGGGCGCGGCGTCTGGCCCGAAGTGGCGCGGCTGGCCTTCGGAACAGGCGTGCTGGGGGCATTTACCACCTTCAGCACCTTTAGCGTAGATGTGGATGAATTGCTGGGGCGCGGGGCAGGTGCGGCGGCGTTGGCCTACGCGCTGGGCAGCGTGCTATTGGGCGTATTGGCGGCAGTGGCGGGGCGGGTGTTGGGGGGCAGGCTGTAAGTTGGGGTGGAAGGTGAACCCACCCGTTGCTGGCGCAACGCCCCCCCTCGGAGGGGAGCACTAAAAGCTGTTGCGCTCCCCTTTAAGGGGGGTCCCCTTTAAGGGGGGCTGGCTGCGAAGCAGAATGGGGGGTTTACACGCAGCCTACACGCTGTTATCCCTGACCAAAGTCCAGATGAATCACCCCCCACGCCTTTCCCACTCACTACTGACCACCCACCACTTCCCGCCGCTATAGTCTAGCGGCACACGCCATGACCGGAAAAAAACGCCGCACCAAAACCGAACCCACCCGCCCGCCCGAGCAGTTTTTAGACTTGGCCGACGTGCTGACCTATGTGGGTCAGGTCATTGCGCGGGGCGTGCCGGGGGCGATTTGGGTGCGGGCCGAAATTGCCAGCCTCACAGACCGCCGCCACCTGTACATAGACCTCGTGCAACTGGGCGAAGAGGGCGAAATTGCCAAATGCCGCGCCACCGTTTGGGCACGCGAACGCTTCGCGCTGGAAGGCAAGTTTCGCCGCGCTACCGGGGGCACCTTCACGGCGGGCCTGAAAGTGCTGCTGTTCTGCACCGCCGAATTTCACCCGCAGTACGGCTTCTCGCTGAATGTGCTGGATGTGTCGCCGGAATTTACGCTGGGTGACGCTGCCGTGCGGCTGGACGCCCTGCGTGAACAGTTGGTACGCGAAGGCGTGTACGGCCTGAACCGCCTGCTGTCCGCGCCCACCGATTTTGGCCGCGTGGCCGTCATCAGTCCGGAAGGTGCGGCAGGCTTGGGCGACTTTCGGCGCGAGACAGACCCTTTGGAAGCCGCTGGCGTCGTGGAGTTTATCTATCTGGAAGCCACATTTCAGGGCCGCGACGCATCGGGCAGCCTGACGCGGGCCATTGCACAGGCGCGGGCGGCCCACGCAGAAGCCCCGCTGGACGCGCTGGTGGTCATCCGGGGCGGCGGGGCCGTGACCGATCTGGCGTGGCTGAACGATCTGGACGTGACCCGTGCGCTGGCCACTTTTCCGGCCCCCGTGATCACTGGACTGGGCCACGCCCGCGACGATACCTTGCCCGACGAAGTGGCCCACACCCGCACCGACACGCCCAGTAAGGCCGCCGCCCTGATCGTGGGCGTGGTGGCCGCCGCCGCTGCACAGGCCCAAGTTGATGCCCGCAGCATCCGCGCCGCTGCCCGCGACATTTTGGTAGACGCTGCCGCCGC includes the following:
- a CDS encoding universal stress protein; translated protein: MTHLEPSTPRSGFARIAVGIDFSPSSQHALDVARTRFPGADIRLLHVTDARVTATPDLMGGMTPSLPDSGLLQAMEHADAGRLNELLMDNEDAELLIGDPVTGLLDASQRWAADLLVVGTHAKGPLEHFFLGSTAEKLVARSPIPVLTVRLGR
- a CDS encoding magnesium transporter CorA family protein — protein: MIQAKRLDGSPFEWAGETQDLWLDVQDVTDGELAALRAAFPMNKLALEDALEQGHWTRAEQYPEHTFITVRSFVKPEEPDEFTERLSAFIYPSAVVTLSTHGTHALRQVWPLVGRESVNTAQEITYELLDHTADTFFTLADTLEGRSETLEERVFRSQRQNPVAAIFDLKRLLAQARRLATDGREATALLGRHAEGTPADLVRYRDAQDSFSRASNRLDSLRDSLTNLLSLHLSLQSQRMNEVMRTLTAVSVIFLPLTFLAGVWGMNFEQMPELPWKYGYAMAWASFALVGGALAFYFKRRGWW
- the crcB gene encoding fluoride efflux transporter CrcB, coding for MNTWAWVALGGAVGAVARYGVALAFAPLAARAGFPLGILVINVLGSFLLGLTVALVGRGVWPEVARLAFGTGVLGAFTTFSTFSVDVDELLGRGAGAAALAYALGSVLLGVLAAVAGRVLGGRL
- a CDS encoding TatD family hydrolase gives rise to the protein MIDTHCHLDYLDDPASARGELGLTGLVCIGASVQHARNAVKLAETLPGVWATVGIHPGDSAEDSPEARAELEALALHPRVVGIGESGLDDYWDDTQRPAQMAAFDWQLDLARRVGKPLVIHTRDKAGADSAHLGVMDMLRGWPDVSVILHCFSGHAGLLHFGLERGPHTYFGFAGNTTYKTAREIQAAAQNIPLGRMLLETDAPFLAPVPKRGKPNRPGYVRHTLEFIAALRDLDPDELERITDANAERVYGMYATPSAG
- a CDS encoding MBL fold metallo-hydrolase RNA specificity domain-containing protein is translated as MKMQSLGAACTVTGSMHLLTLDAAAGGTRQLLIDCGLFQGGEELEARNREPFPFDPRDLDAVILTHAHLDHVGRLPILIKQGFRGPVYCTAPTAALAETVLLDSARLQVEGYRQDVRRARRQGREDEVPPPLYEEEDVHRTVALLRPQLEFGETLRVADISITPQRAGHILGSAYLLIESAQGRLIMSGDLGNRESGLQLDFTPPPEADAVVIETTYANRTHRVWADTLTEFRDALRESVRLGGKILIPSFAIERAQTILYTLKELMDSGEVPRIPVFLDSPMAARATHEYFEFGDELIPPVRQALQNGEDPFRPSTLHVVPTAAESQRINRYDGPAIILAGNGMMTGGRIQHHLKHHLWKPSTSLVIVSYQSPSSLGGRIVAGTDSVRIMGEDVAVRAKVHTIGGFSAHADQDDLLAFLSTAGKPHVWLVHGEVEVMEAFVPVLEQEGMKGDIVPDRETVDLTGPGFPQGRPPGLPTPEGRDTQRSAGGE
- a CDS encoding acyl-CoA dehydrogenase family protein, whose translation is MFDEFQVNDLLAPDERLIRQSVRAYCDAELMPEIAEWWDSGDLPVKELMQQFGGMGLLGPTTPEQYGGAGVSYSAYGAMMYELERVDSGLRSAASVQGSLVMFPIFTYGDDEQRERYLPGLASGELIGCFGLTEPDGGSDPGAMRTRARLDGNEYVLNGSKMWITNSPAADLAVVWAKDDEGVIRGFIVPTDAPGFHAPKITRKMSLRASVTGEIVLEDCRIPAANLLPGSGGLKSPLSCLTSARFGIAWGALGALEAVLQTALDYTGSRTTFGKPIAGRQLVQDKLVRMATDHSTGLLLAWRLGQLKDAGRMNFAQVSMAKRNNVRVALTGARLARELLGGNGITTEYPVIRHMLNLETVDTYEGTHDIHTLIVGRHLTGVGALE
- a CDS encoding LptA/OstA family protein, with the translated sequence MTNFTTKTAKLNRNLLLMGLLGVTLAAAQADTNKRIITIQGGPRGDLRNGPLTFSGNPVKATVSTLQIQASQAVLAAPAGTALIEAKGKRTANFTGTVQVTRGRLSAKGTALAYSESTGQGVLSGNASATFQPANKEDGDTVSITAGQMSLDVDNNVSTSTGNVGLSNGTQTGKADKLVFDEDRELAQLTGTPSLTRAAKGTQKALVMTGQEVRVLTKAKTLYVRGGVKLVQGTLTTTGDAVFYDDKKNVAYVVGNAVSVDSKSKVTVKAPASGYLEQRTDLARVRGLNSTYKIPAEQFKLRGEQ
- the xseA gene encoding exodeoxyribonuclease VII large subunit gives rise to the protein MTGKKRRTKTEPTRPPEQFLDLADVLTYVGQVIARGVPGAIWVRAEIASLTDRRHLYIDLVQLGEEGEIAKCRATVWARERFALEGKFRRATGGTFTAGLKVLLFCTAEFHPQYGFSLNVLDVSPEFTLGDAAVRLDALREQLVREGVYGLNRLLSAPTDFGRVAVISPEGAAGLGDFRRETDPLEAAGVVEFIYLEATFQGRDASGSLTRAIAQARAAHAEAPLDALVVIRGGGAVTDLAWLNDLDVTRALATFPAPVITGLGHARDDTLPDEVAHTRTDTPSKAAALIVGVVAAAAAQAQVDARSIRAAARDILVDAAAAAEWALDRTRTAALRQADAAHAHTDALMRQALGLTPARTLQRGYALVRDAAGQPITRAAQIGPGERLRLEFQDGERDVVSGS
- a CDS encoding LptA/OstA family protein, which produces MKRLPAVGLGLTLMLGAALTWGVNAQTTAPTPPPPTPVQPTPAQPTQPAEPQPTETQPAPDTESAAQSENATLELVRKGDDGKERRIRIVRTGTTDETGIFTICSRQDDEPEDAPTLLVFSETGTGGIQITIDQNVIRVPLALVTQKDVPEGQEGSDGRIEASAGTARFLENPPEGKTDRLSRCAVEATSAPTQGTVRVTQGKTQLTGQKLVYDESDGIARIDGPIAFSRANDDGPLTGSSQRIEVDVDDEKTILVGNVVLTSKDGRVSKAGRVEYDDAANVARLIGTPEQPAESVQNGDILRAGVILYDLDRNEVVARKAAGGTITGEFQDGEAGTGTPAATPTEAPVRPTLPVNPP
- a CDS encoding macro domain-containing protein; its protein translation is MPLELVQGDIAAQTTCAVVTAANKELMGGGGVDGVIHRAAGPELLRAIRPLGGTPTGTAVITPAFGLTKQGVQYIIHAVGPIWRGGQGDEADLLAGAYRHSLRLALENGCGSVAFPSISTGVYGYPVEKAAPVALAVVAETLVEHPDLTVRVVLYDVGNLHVFQRAWARLEGGETRPV